The genomic interval CAGATGCGTGAGGATCTTCTCCAGGGTTACTCGCCGGACTATTCGCGGAGAGTGTCGCAGGACATTCTCCGCAAGTGTCAGCAAGGAAATGACCCGCCTCGATTTCACGCTGTTAGCCTGATACCTCACATGCAATCCTTTGTTTTCAAAGTGATAACCCATTAACCATAGTACTACTGAACTCAGTGTCGCCAGCAGACTCAGCGCCAGAATCCGCTCAGCCGTCCTGCTGCGGGTCGCCCGTAAACCAAAGCCAAATCGTTCGCTTTTTTCATCCCGGAAGTTCTGTTCTATCTGCATTCTCCGACTGTATATTTTCATCATTTCACGTGGCTTAAATTCGTCTGTGCTGGTGAAAATCAGCCAGGGAGCCCGGGCTGCAGCACGGCCATCCCGCTCCTGTTTATAGCGCTTAATCCGGCAACGGGACCGCTGGTTTTTTCTTCCTTTCGCCGCTCTTTTATGCAGATAGAAATGACCATCGCAGCGGGCATAATTTGCCCGGGAGAGTGTGCCAGGCCCCAGATACACGGGTTTATTACTGGCCTTCAGCGTATCGGGCATGTGCCATTTATCCGGCTCTTCATGAAAATTAAGCAATGTACGTCCCCTGACCCTCCCGACAAAATCCCATCCCAGTGATTTTATGTGCCTGAACCAGGCATTATGAAATCCGGCGTCAGTGACGATGATGACTCTGGCCGCCGGGTTTACCGCCCGGGCAAGCGCATCGAGAAACGCGCAATGATGCAAGGCTTTTTGCTGTTCCGCAGAAGGTACGATGTGGCTTAAAAGTGGAAGGGAACGCCCGTCGCAAATCAGGCTTGCCCGTAAAACGTGATACTCCTGAGACGGGTATCCGCTCCAGTCGACAGCAATGACGCAAAGTGAAAGCTGTCGGGTTAGCATGAAAATAAGATTCTGGAAAATCAATGGAATATCCCTGTGAAGGGAGGAGTTACCGAGTAAACGGTCAACACGTTTGATTTTGTTTTTAACCTGAGCCGGGCCGGGGAGATGCCGGCCGATACTGGTCAGCGTCAGGGACGCACCTTTTATCAGGGCAGTCGTTGCATCGAGTAAAGCGCTCTGACGATACTGATGGGTCGACGCTAAAGCATCGCGGAAAAAATTCTGACATACTCTGTGAACAGGCATAGCGGTGAACTCACTAAATTATTGGCGTAATTCAGTAGATCACATCATGCTATGCCTGTCTCTTTTTCTGGGGATTCCTCAGGGATAATGCCGGGTAATGATGTCATTCAGCTTATCGAGCAGTTCTGTTCGCTTAAGGGTGATATGCGCA from Enterobacter sp. JBIWA008 carries:
- a CDS encoding IS4 family transposase, translating into MPVHRVCQNFFRDALASTHQYRQSALLDATTALIKGASLTLTSIGRHLPGPAQVKNKIKRVDRLLGNSSLHRDIPLIFQNLIFMLTRQLSLCVIAVDWSGYPSQEYHVLRASLICDGRSLPLLSHIVPSAEQQKALHHCAFLDALARAVNPAARVIIVTDAGFHNAWFRHIKSLGWDFVGRVRGRTLLNFHEEPDKWHMPDTLKASNKPVYLGPGTLSRANYARCDGHFYLHKRAAKGRKNQRSRCRIKRYKQERDGRAAARAPWLIFTSTDEFKPREMMKIYSRRMQIEQNFRDEKSERFGFGLRATRSRTAERILALSLLATLSSVVLWLMGYHFENKGLHVRYQANSVKSRRVISLLTLAENVLRHSPRIVRRVTLEKILTHLTKNYRSMVLVF